The window CAGGCCCCTTCGCTTGAAACCATGGTCGCACCCAGGGGATGCTCCGGGGTGCAGTCGTTTCCAAAGACCGGGCATTGGCCTGGTTTGATCAGGCCTTGAAGAATTCTACCGCTTAAGCATTTTTCCGATTCCTTTGTGTTGATGCCTGAAACTTCGAACTTTTTTTCCGCATCAAAAGTTGCAAAATTATCTTTGACCTGAAGGCCGCTTGCAGGAATTTCGCCGATGCCGCGCCAGGTCCTGTCAATAATTTCAAAAACCGTAAACATTGCTTTTTGTGCAGCCGGATTACCTTGCCGGTGGACAATGCGTTTGTATTGGTTTTGTACTTCATATGTTCCGGCTTCAAGCATCTTTGTCACCATGAGTATGCCTTCGAGAATGTCGATGGGTTCAAAACCCGTAGGCACCATGGGTACCTTGTATTTTTGGGCCAACGGCTCGTATTCTTCCCATCCCATGACCGCGCAGACATGGCCGGCAGCAAGAAATCCCTGGACCCGGTTTTCCGGAGAGGAAAGGATGGCGTTGATTGCCGGCGGCACCAGCACATGGCTTGCAAGTATACTGAAATTGTCGAGATGTTCCCGGTCTGCCTGGAGCACGGCCATGGCGTTTCCCGGTGCGGTTGTTTCAAAGCCCACCGCAAAGAAGACCACTTGCTTTTCGGGATTTTCTCTGGCGATTTTTACCGCCTCAAGGGGAGAATAAACGATTCGTACATCGGCTCCTTCGGATTTTGCGATGAACAGGTCTTTTTCACTTCCCGGTACCCGGAGCATATCCCCGAAACTGGTAAAGATGATATCAGGCATCCGCGCGATGGCAATCGCCTTGTCAATGAGTTCCAGAGGGGTAACGCACACCGGGCAGCCCGGCCCGTGAACCAGTTCGATTTCCTTGGGCAGTACCTGGTCGATGCCGTTTCTGACAATGGCGTGGGTCTGGCCGCCGCAGATTTCCATGATGACCCACGGGCGGGTCACGGTTTTGTGGATTTCAGCAATGATTGTTGCCGCGACCTCAGGGTCCCTGTATTCGTCAATGAATTTCATGTGTTAAAGATAGTGATGAGTGATGAGTAAATAGTTAGTGAAAAAAATAAATAGTAAAAAGTGACAAGTTTTATGGGAGCATGTATTTTTTCAGCACTCAGCACTCAGCACTCAGCACTCAGCACTCAGCACTCAGCACTCAGCACTCAGCACTCAGCACTCAGCACTCAGCACTCAGCACTCAGCACTCAGCACTCAGCACTCA of the Pseudomonadota bacterium genome contains:
- the hypD gene encoding hydrogenase formation protein HypD gives rise to the protein MKFIDEYRDPEVAATIIAEIHKTVTRPWVIMEICGGQTHAIVRNGIDQVLPKEIELVHGPGCPVCVTPLELIDKAIAIARMPDIIFTSFGDMLRVPGSEKDLFIAKSEGADVRIVYSPLEAVKIARENPEKQVVFFAVGFETTAPGNAMAVLQADREHLDNFSILASHVLVPPAINAILSSPENRVQGFLAAGHVCAVMGWEEYEPLAQKYKVPMVPTGFEPIDILEGILMVTKMLEAGTYEVQNQYKRIVHRQGNPAAQKAMFTVFEIIDRTWRGIGEIPASGLQVKDNFATFDAEKKFEVSGINTKESEKCLSGRILQGLIKPGQCPVFGNDCTPEHPLGATMVSSEGACAAYYSYQRTR